The Parcubacteria group bacterium ADurb.Bin159 genomic sequence GGGATATATGAAATTACTGCGTTCAGATTTAGCCGAAGATACAGTTAAGGCTCAAAATTTTGGCCCGGAAATTTTAAGTGAAGATTTTACTTTAGAAAAATTTGAGAAAATTTTTTCTCTTAAAAAGAAAAGTAAAATCAAACCATTACTTATGGACCAAAAAGTTTTAGCCGGTATTGGCAATATTTATTCACAAGAAGCTTGTTTCAGAGCAAAAATTAACCCTCAAAGATTAGCAGGCAGTTTAACCAAAGAAGAGATAACTCTTCTTTATAATGAACTTAAAAAAATATTGACTGATGCCTTAAAGTATCATGGCTCTTCTGTAGATTCCTATTTAGATATTTATGGCCGAAAAGGAAAGTTTGTATCATTTTTACAGGTTTACAATAGAAAAGGAGAACCTTGTCTTAAATGTAAAACACCTATAAAAATGATTAAAATGAATGGCCGGGGTACTTATTTTTGTCCAAAATGCCAAAAATAACAAGTTTTGAAAAATTTGCAAAAATAATATATTCTTATGAATTTATGGCATAAAATATTGATAATAATTTTGGGTATATTTTTAGCTGTATTTCAAGTTTCTTTTTTAGAAAGTTTGCCCATTCTAAAATATCTCAGACCAATTTTTATTTTAATAATTGTTTTAACTATTAAGGGTGATTATCTATCGGCAATTATTATTGCTTTTTTAGGGGGAGTAATAGAAGATTTAACATCTGTTTTCCCTTTTGGATTTTTTTTACTTTCTAATCTTTTGGTTATAGGAATATTATTTTATTTAAGGAATTTTTTTGATTTTACGTTTTTATTGGGGAAAATTTGGCCTATAGTTATATTGTTTTTTATTTATAAATGTTTTTATTTTGGCCTTGCCTTGTTATTTTCATCTTTTAATTTATCCTTTAAACCAATTTTCTCGTGGCATTTAATCATTAATTTTTTGATTAGTTTATTTTTAAACACTATTTTAGCCCTAATATGCTTAAAAGAAAAAAAGAATTTTGGGAAGAAGATGAAAATGAGCCTTTAATTAAAGAAAAAAGATTAAATCTTTTGAAAATAATTGCTTTCGCCTTAATTTTCATTTTATTCTGCCGTTTATTTTGGATACAAGTCGTTTTTGGGAAATTTTGGCAAGATATAGCCTTAAATAATAAAATAAGATTAGAAAAAATAAAAGCGCCTCGAGGGCTTATTTATAGCCAAGATAATATGCTTTTAGCTCAAAATGTGCCGACTTTTAGCTTGGTAATAAGCCCTTCTGATTTATCTGAAGAAAAAGAAAAAAGACAAGAATTACTAAACAATCTTAAAGAAGAATTAATGTCTTTAGGTATCGAAGTCGATGAAGAAGGAATAAATACTGTTGAAGAAGCGCCTTTTTATTCCTACGAGCGTATTACTATTAAAGATGGATTAAGTTATGAACAATTTATTGACCTTGATATCAGATTAAAAGATTGGCCGGGTATAGATATAGTTCCATCTCTTAAAAGACAATATCCGGAAAATGGAACCTTTTCCCATTTAATAGGTTATTTAAGTAAAATCAGCCAAGAAGAGCTAAAAAACGATTCTTATTATTCAATCAATGATTTTTATCCTAAAGCTGGGCTGGAAAAAGAATATGAATTAGAATTGCGCGGTAAAGATGGACAAAAAAAAATTGAAGTTAATTCTTATGGAGAAGAACAGAAGATTATAGCCAAAGAAGACGCGCATCCAGGAAAAGATATCGTTTTGACTATTAATGGAAAGTTTCAAAAAAAAATCGCTGAACTTTTAGAAGAATATTTAAAAAAATTGAATCTTCATTACGGGACAGTAATTGCCCTTAACCCCCAAACAGGTGAAGTATTAGCCGCGTTTTCTTTACCTACCTATGATAACAATATATTTCTTTGGGGACACAATGAGGAAAAGAAAAAAATCCTTTTTGATACTGATCATCCTCTTGTTTTTAGAGCCACTGATGGTCTTTACCCTTCAGGTTCAATTATTAAAGGCGCTTTAGCCGCAGGGGGTTTAGAAGAGGGGATTATTAAACCTGATACTCAAATTCTTTCTACAGGAGGAATAAATGTCGGTTCTTGGTTTTTCCCTGATTGGAAAGCAGGTGGACATGGCAGGGTAAATGTCATAAAAGCTTTAGCTGAATCAGTAAACACCTTTTTTTATTATTTAGGAGGAGGTTATGGAAATTTTAAAGGATTAGGAGTAGAAGGAATAAATCATTATTTAGAGCTTTTCGGTTTCGGCGACAAAACAGGCATTGATATTCCTAATGAATCTTCGGGATTGTTGCCCACTCCTTTATGGAAAGAAAAAGTTAAGGGAGAACCTTGGTATCCGGGAGATACTTATCACTTATCTATTGGCCAAGGAGATATTTTAGTTACTCCGCTTCAGGTGGTAAATTATACTGCAGCCATAGCTAATGGCGGCATACTTTTTCGGCCACATTTAGTAGATTATATTATTGACCAAGAAACAGGAGAAAAAATATATAAAGAGTCGGAAATTATAAGAAAAGATTTTATTTCAAAAGAAAATATAGAAGTAGTTAGGCAAGGGTTTAGAGCAGTTGTTGAGGAAGGAAGTGGACGCCAGTTAAAATATTTTGAGCCAAAAGTTGCTGGAAAAACAGGGACAGCTGAAATTTTGGGAAAACAGCCCCACGCTTGGTTTACTTGTTTTGCCCCTTATGAAGAGCCAGAAATAGTTTTAACCGTTTTAATTGAAAACGGAGGAGAGGGTTCTACTGTAGCCATACCTTTGGCTAAAGAAATTCTCACCTGGTGGTTTGAAAATTCAAAAACATTCTAATTAAAAATGAAATAATGACTTACTATATTAAAGATAAACATCAAAAAGCAAAAAGAACATATAAAAAATATTCTCGAAAGTCGATCCTTAAAATTGTTTTTAGGGTTTTTTTAGTTATTTTGGCAATAGGGGGTTTAATTTATTTATTTTTTTTCAGTCCTATTTTTGAAATTAAAAATTTTATTATTGATGGTAAAGATCCTATTTTAGAAAATGAATTAACAGAATATCTTAAACCATTAGTTTCAGGTAAAAACTATTTTTTTGTTTCTAAAAAGAAAATTTTAAGCGAATTAGAAAAAGATTACCGGATAAAAGATGTGGAGGCAACTAAAATTTTCCCTGATTCTTTAAAAATCACTTTTAAAAAATCTTTACCTTTTGCTCTAATATATATAAAAGGAGGGGAAGAAAGCTTTCTTTATTGGGTTCGTAATCAAATTTATGTTATTCCTCAAAATTCTTTAGGAGAACGCAGTTTAACGGTTTTGGCAGAACAAGATATACCTATTATTTATGACCAAACGAATATCTCTATAAAAACAAAAGAATGGCAAGAACTTTTTATGGGATTATCCCGTCTTTTGAGTTTTTATGGTTTAGGAAGCGGTAAGCAGAACAATTTTACTATTAATTTTATAGAAATTAAAAAAGAGGGCGGAAGAATCACCCTCGAAATGATCACCAATGAAGGTTGGAAAATTTTGGCCGACCCAGTTGATTTGATTAGTCAATTTGAGAGAATGGAAGCTATTTTAACTAAAGAAGTTAAATCAAGGGCCGATCTTTTATATGTAGATTTGCGTTTTGGAGAAACGGTTTTTTATAAGACAAAATAATAGGATAAAATATAGGTAGTGTCGCAAAAGGGGAATTGTGCGTCGCTTAACATTACTACTTCCCCATATAACTACTATTATTTCTTTCATACGTTTCCACCCATATTTCTATATATTTTACCACAAAACTCATTCCCATTAAGAAAACGCCAAAAATAATCACCATAATAATAATAATAGAAATAAATGGTTTTATGTCTTTTTGCCACCATCCTTTTTCGAGCATAATAAAAAATATTAAATAAATTTATAGTAAATAATCCAGTGGATTTACCGGCAAACCATTCATTCTAACCTCAAAATGAAGGTGCGGTCCAGTAGAAAAATTACCTGCTCCAGGAGTGCCAGGCATTCCTCCGCTTTTACCAATAACTTCTCCTCTTTTAATATATTCATTTTGGACAACGGAAATTTGAGATAAATGTCCATAAAGAGTGGAAAATGTCTCATTATGGACGATCATAATATAGCTGTAGCCCATTCCTCCGTATTTCGCTTGAGCCACATATCCTGAAGCAGCTGCCCTGACGGTCGTTCCTTGCGCGGCTCGAATATCAATACCCGAATGCTCGCCCAATAAATATCGATAAGGATAATCCGAGTCGTGGAACAAACAAGTAATCCTTTCTTTAGGTACCGGCCAAGAAAAAACAATTTCATTCCCTTCTTCCATGTCATTTGACTCTTTTTCTTTTTCCAAAGAAGCTAATTTTTCTTTAACTGTTCTTTCTAGCTCTTGAATTTCTTTTTCTCGAGCCCTTTCTTCTTCAATAGCATTAGCCAATAAACTTTGAAATTTCCACTCTGCTCCCCTACTCTGGTCCAAAAGATATGATTGAACCTGTTTATTAGAAGCCAATTTTGCCTTTTGGGTTTCAATTTCAATCTTAGCTGATTCGATCTGATTTACTTTTTCCCGTTTAGCTAATTTTTGTTCTTCTAGGGCTGATTTTATAATTTCGTATTGATTTAGAGAATGAAGTAAATTTTTTTCCAATGTCCGCAAATAATAAATCCTGTCTACCAAAGACGAAAGGGAAGAATTTAGCGCAAAAAGGGAAAGATAATCTTTTTTATCCTCTTTATCAATCAATTGAATAATTCTTTTTATCTGTTCTTTTTGGCTTTCAATCTGTTTTTCTTTTTCCAAAATGCGAAATTGGATATTTTTGATAGAAAGTTCCAAATATTCTATTTCTTTTTCTTGCTTTTTAATCTCCAATTGAATTTTAGCTATTTGATTATCTAAAAAAGAAATTTCGTTCTTAAGCGTTTTTGCCTCTTTTCTTATTTGTTCTATTTTTTGTTCATAAATTTTTTGCTCTTCTCCTAATTTGGTAATTTCATTTTCTTTTATTTTAATTTGATTCTGGATATCTTCGATTTCATTAGAAATAGAATTTGCAGCTTTAGATATAAAAATATTCGTCAAAAATAACCCTCCACTAATAATAATAAGAGAATAAATAATAAAAATTTTTTTAGTCATTGTTATTATTTTATCAAATTTTAATAACCTTGACAAGTCAAATAATAAGATTATACTAAAATAAATTAATAACATTGTCATAGCCGGCTTTGGCATTTGATATTTAAATTTAACGTTTATTATGGTGTTAGATATTATTCAAATTATTGTTTCTGTTTTGCTCATTATTTTTGTCATACTTTCTTCGCGCCATGGCGGATTACTGGGTAGTTTGGGGGGCGAAAGTACGCCCTATCAAACAAAAAGAGGGGTGGAAAAGCATGTTTTTATATTTACTATTATCTTGGCCATTTTATTTTTAGGGTTAGGTGTAGCCCAATTTATTTTAGCTGGATAAATTGTTTTTCCCTATGCTCAGTATTAAAAAACGGATAATTATATTTATCATTTTAGCTATAATTATTATTTTAGCTATTTTTTTTATCAACAAAAAAAAGGAATCTGTTTCTTTGCCTGCTTCAGGGGGTAAATATCGAGAAGGAATTATTTCTCAGCCAGAATTTAATAATCCCCTCCTCCAAGATTCCGGTTCAGATTTAGCT encodes the following:
- a CDS encoding preprotein translocase subunit SecG; its protein translation is MVLDIIQIIVSVLLIIFVILSSRHGGLLGSLGGESTPYQTKRGVEKHVFIFTIILAILFLGLGVAQFILAG
- the mepM gene encoding Murein DD-endopeptidase MepM, which codes for MTKKIFIIYSLIIISGGLFLTNIFISKAANSISNEIEDIQNQIKIKENEITKLGEEQKIYEQKIEQIRKEAKTLKNEISFLDNQIAKIQLEIKKQEKEIEYLELSIKNIQFRILEKEKQIESQKEQIKRIIQLIDKEDKKDYLSLFALNSSLSSLVDRIYYLRTLEKNLLHSLNQYEIIKSALEEQKLAKREKVNQIESAKIEIETQKAKLASNKQVQSYLLDQSRGAEWKFQSLLANAIEEERAREKEIQELERTVKEKLASLEKEKESNDMEEGNEIVFSWPVPKERITCLFHDSDYPYRYLLGEHSGIDIRAAQGTTVRAAASGYVAQAKYGGMGYSYIMIVHNETFSTLYGHLSQISVVQNEYIKRGEVIGKSGGMPGTPGAGNFSTGPHLHFEVRMNGLPVNPLDYLL
- the mutM gene encoding Formamidopyrimidine-DNA glycosylase encodes the protein MKLLRSDLAEDTVKAQNFGPEILSEDFTLEKFEKIFSLKKKSKIKPLLMDQKVLAGIGNIYSQEACFRAKINPQRLAGSLTKEEITLLYNELKKILTDALKYHGSSVDSYLDIYGRKGKFVSFLQVYNRKGEPCLKCKTPIKMIKMNGRGTYFCPKCQK
- the spoVD_1 gene encoding Stage V sporulation protein D, producing the protein MLKRKKEFWEEDENEPLIKEKRLNLLKIIAFALIFILFCRLFWIQVVFGKFWQDIALNNKIRLEKIKAPRGLIYSQDNMLLAQNVPTFSLVISPSDLSEEKEKRQELLNNLKEELMSLGIEVDEEGINTVEEAPFYSYERITIKDGLSYEQFIDLDIRLKDWPGIDIVPSLKRQYPENGTFSHLIGYLSKISQEELKNDSYYSINDFYPKAGLEKEYELELRGKDGQKKIEVNSYGEEQKIIAKEDAHPGKDIVLTINGKFQKKIAELLEEYLKKLNLHYGTVIALNPQTGEVLAAFSLPTYDNNIFLWGHNEEKKKILFDTDHPLVFRATDGLYPSGSIIKGALAAGGLEEGIIKPDTQILSTGGINVGSWFFPDWKAGGHGRVNVIKALAESVNTFFYYLGGGYGNFKGLGVEGINHYLELFGFGDKTGIDIPNESSGLLPTPLWKEKVKGEPWYPGDTYHLSIGQGDILVTPLQVVNYTAAIANGGILFRPHLVDYIIDQETGEKIYKESEIIRKDFISKENIEVVRQGFRAVVEEGSGRQLKYFEPKVAGKTGTAEILGKQPHAWFTCFAPYEEPEIVLTVLIENGGEGSTVAIPLAKEILTWWFENSKTF
- the divIB gene encoding Cell division protein DivIB is translated as MTYYIKDKHQKAKRTYKKYSRKSILKIVFRVFLVILAIGGLIYLFFFSPIFEIKNFIIDGKDPILENELTEYLKPLVSGKNYFFVSKKKILSELEKDYRIKDVEATKIFPDSLKITFKKSLPFALIYIKGGEESFLYWVRNQIYVIPQNSLGERSLTVLAEQDIPIIYDQTNISIKTKEWQELFMGLSRLLSFYGLGSGKQNNFTINFIEIKKEGGRITLEMITNEGWKILADPVDLISQFERMEAILTKEVKSRADLLYVDLRFGETVFYKTK